One Coffea arabica cultivar ET-39 chromosome 5c, Coffea Arabica ET-39 HiFi, whole genome shotgun sequence DNA window includes the following coding sequences:
- the LOC113690255 gene encoding anthocyanidin 3-O-glucosyltransferase 2-like, which yields MKKPDLVFIPSAGMGHLASTVELAKLLIDRNEHLSITVLIMKFPFETKVISNTDSQAEASDSSIRFVELTKDESASQTASPSLFLYQFIEDHKSRVRDVLAEISSSASFDLAGIVIDMFCTSMIDVANEFGVPSYVFYTSGAAMLGLVFHLQSLRDDFKEDVTDFENSKVELAVPTYINLVPVKVLPSGLFDKEGGNMFLNQAKRYRETKGIIVNTFLELESHAIQALSNDKTIPPVYAVGPVLNLKGSNGQNQETEIIMKWLDLQPDCSVVFLCFGSEGCFDGDQVKEIAYALERSGYPFLWSLRRPPPKGKFESPGEYENPEEVLPDGFLQRTAEVGKVIGWAPQAAVLSHPAVGGFVSHCGWNSTLESVWYGVPMATWPLHAEQQLNAFQMLKDFGMAVEIKMDFKKKFLEPSTEIVAADVIEKAIKHLMDPENEIRKKVKGMKEKSRLALNEGGASSASLGSFLDDVIDYIQ from the coding sequence ATGAAGAAACCAGACCTGGTTTTCATTCCTTCAGCAGGGATGGGCCACTTAGCATCAACTGTTGAGCTTGCAAAGCTTCTTATTGATCGTAATGAACACTTATCGATCACAGTTCTGATCATGAAGTTTCCCTTTGAAACAAAGGTGATTAGCAACACAGATTCTCAGGCAGAAGCTTCAGATTCTAGCATAAGGTTTGTTGAGCTCACAAAAGATGAGTCTGCTTCACAAACGGCATCTCCTAGTTTGTTTTTGTATCAGTTTATTGAAGATCATAAAAGCAGGGTGAGGGATGTCCTTGCTGAAATATCTAGTTCGGCCTCCTTTGATCTCGCTGGAATCGTCATAGACATGTTCTGCACCTCCATGATTGATGTAGCCAACGAATTTGGGGTTCCCTCCTATGTATTTTATACTTCTGGTGCTGCAATGCTTGGTCTTGTATTCCATTTGCAAAGTCTGAGAGATGATTTTAAAGAAGATGTCACTGATTTCGAGAATTCTAAAGTTGAATTAGCTGTCCCGACTTACATCAATCTTGTTCCAGTTAAAGTTTTGCCATCTGGACTGTTCGACAAGGAAGGAGGCAACATGTTCCTTAATCAGGCTAAAAGATACAGGGAGACCAAAGGAATCATAGTTAACACTTTTCTTGAGTTAGAATCCCATGCAATACAGGCTTTATCCAATGATAAAACCATCCCACCAGTGTATGCTGTAGGACCTGTATTGAATCTTAAGGGAAGCAATggccaaaatcaagaaactgaGATAATTATGAAATGGCTTGATCTTCAGCCTGACTGTTCTGTTGTTTTCCTTTGCTTTGGCAGCGAAGGTTGTTTTGATGGTGACCAAGTGAAGGAAATTGCCTATGCACTCGAGCGCAGCGGATATCCATTCCTGTGGTCATTGAGAAGGCCTCCACCTAAAGGAAAGTTTGAGTCTCCAGGTGAGTACGAGAACCCGGAAGAAGTCTTGCCAGATGGGTTCTTGCAGCGAACTGCAGAGGTCGGAAAAGTTATTGGATGGGCACCACAGGCTGCAGTTTTGTCCCATCCTGCTGTGGGAGGTTTTGTCTCGCATTGTGGTTGGAACTCAACACTGGAAAGCGTTTGGTACGGCGTTCCAATGGCAACATGGCCACTTCATGCTGAGCAGCAGCTGAATGCCTTCCAGATGCTGAAAGACTTTGGGATGGCTGTGGAGATCAAAAtggatttcaaaaaaaaatttctcgaGCCAAGCACCGAGATTGTGGCTGCAGATGtgattgaaaaggcaattaaACATCTGATGGATCCTGAGAATGAAATCAGAAAGAAGGTAAAGGGAATGAAAGAGAAGAGCAGGTTGGCACTCAATGAAGGTGGAGCATCCTCCGCTTCGTTGGGAAGTTTCCTAGATGATGTCATAGATTATATTCAATGA